The genomic segment TAAGATTTTAAGTAAGAAAATTAAGCAGGTGAACAAATGTCTTGTATTTGGCTACATGTGATTCAAAATGCTAGTAACAAATTTGGAGGGGATAATTATTTTAGGGTTTGTTCTTTTTTGTAAATTAAACATTATTTAATAATTAAGCACCCCAACCGGAAATGTGTTGCTCGATTTGTGGAGTTGCCTCCTTTTTGGagtaaatatatgtaaatatctATTGTATTAATCATGTTTAAGACCTTgatttagttaattaaatctaaatcaCTATTAATAAAATTAGACAAGTGTCATTCCTAGATAGGAACTTGGGAAAAATGGAGACTAGAAAAATGAAGAGCAGCCGGGTCCAAATAATTACTCCTCATTTCTCATTTCTTATAGATGGAGGTCTCGATTTGAACCCTAAATATAAAGGTTGCCTTTAGTAGAGCATTTTTCCATTTTGAACTTTCCTGGTGTGAAAACGGATTAATCGAGTCTTGAATACCGgacaaaaatcataaaaaataaggtCATCTTGCAATTCTTGCTCTCTAGAGATTGACCGTCACTGAAGAAAGCCGTTGGAAGGTTAACTACATGAAAGATCTCAAaaacttctttcatttttggtaaGATATTTAAGATAGTGCGCAAATGGCAGAGAATGCATTGAACAGCGTTCTTACTGATAGTATGGTCGTAAATTTACCATAATATGCtataaaaagaaggaaatacTCCCATCCGTACATTTTTACTTGTCTTCAATGTTGATTTGGTATATGTAACTCGCCGTGAAATTGTacgtactccctccgttcatttCTATTTGTCTTTTTGGCATGCTTATTAAGGAGCTAAAATTAGAATGACAACTTTATTATATCACCCTTTGAAAATAATAAATGCGTgcaatgttttgaaaaatgcATTGAGAAGTAATTATAGTaaataataagggtaaagtaGGAGCGTAACTAAGTGTTAAATCTTGATTTTTTACTGAACAAGTAAAGGCGGGCATCTATTTTGAATATAGAggataagtaaaagtggacggagggagtaattagtAAATGGTTGGACAGATTtaatcacatcatatatattcCAATTGCAGGCAAACAAAATTGTTGTTACACTCATACTACTGATCATGGTATGACAATAATTATTTTGCCTCAGATAATTATCTTAGGCTTGCAATATTCTTTGCCCAATATTGGATATTTCTTTAATACTGATTCCAAAAATTCCCAGCTAAGACTTTCGATATACCAAACCCAACGGTAATCTCATTCACTATTTCAATAAATGCAGGTTAATTAATTTTGCCCTCTTTTAAACCCCCCACAATTCTCTCATTCTTCATCAACACCTCTCCCAATTTTTATTTGTGTCTGAATTTTCTCATTCTCTTTATTCTTAGTTTGATCTGCATATACATGgattctctttccttttttggcttTTTGTTTGTGATATTTTTGAGTTTTCTATGTTCATCTCAAGGCTATAAGTTCTATGTTGGTGGCAAAGAAGGCTGGGTTTTAAACCCTTCTGAATCATATAGTCATTGGGTTGGAAGAAACCGCTTTCAAGTTAATGATACTATTGGTAAACTTTTTCCCTCTTGTCTTACATACAAAAATAGAATTTAGAATCGTtgtaataacatatatatatttatatttttatgtttttttcatatacatataataaaaaataatgagtTCAGTGGAACTGCCTCGCTCAATCTAGCGCTGGTCGAGAGTTTTTCTTAAATGGGGTTTATATATGATAGTGACATAGTTATAAACTGAAGAATGCTCAACTGGACATCTTTTATTAAAATGTTATACAcaatatataagaaaattataattatatAGGTCACGAAAAATatcttgtacatatatattaagTCTTGAACACTTTTAGTGAAATTCGtgtattcatcattcatacacatATTCGTGATAGGGTAAGGGATTGGTCAATTGAATCCAcaacatttttatttatttattcaagctatatatgtgtgtgtgtgtctgaaAACTCTAAAATTTGGTATGAATATACATTTTGGACTTACACTTTCAAATAACTCATAACGTTGAACTCatgaatattaaaattttagGTTCACCCTAATGATTAtacatctttttttattttcttggttGCAGTATTCAAGTACAAGAAAGACTCAGATTCAGTTCTGGTGGTTCACAAAGATGATTATTTCAAATGCAACAAGACAAAGCCAATCCATAATCTAAAAGATGGCCATTCAAAGTTGAAATTTACAAGATCAGGCCCATTCTACTTCATCAGTGGACAAGATGATCATTGTGAAAAGGGCCAGAAGGTGTTAGTTGTTGTGATTTCTCCCAATCATCATCACATGAGCCATAAATCTCCGGTGGCACCATCACCGGAATCTGTTTCACCAGTTCCGGCTCCGGCGAAGTCATCTGCAAGGGATGTTAGTTCAAGTGTTTTGGTTTGGGTCTTTAGTTTGATTATGGCAGTTGTTTTCCTgtaatttgatttaaattgtTGTGTTAATTTTCGTTTTGCTAATGTGTTTGGCTAGCTCCATAGATTGTTTTTTCAAAGTTACGTTGTATCATGACAGTTAAGATCTACTCTATGAGACGTTAGTGCCAAATGAAATACTTGCCAAAGAGACGTGCATGATAAGGATTTTGTTGCCAAAGATTCAATCATAAGGTggagttatattttttttccaactacgTTTTCTTTTGGTTAACAACAATTATCTTTATCTCCGTTTTAATTTGTTCGTGTTAGTTTGACTCggcacaaaattttaaaaaaataaagaaacgcGCACTTTATCCTTCAGGTGCGAAAATAGACTAATCAAGTCCTGAAGAGGTACTGAATACCGGATTAAAAACCATAAAAGTTAAGGAGGTCTTAGTTTTGCGCTAAACTTTTTTTAACCTTGCAGTTTTTTCCTCTTTAGAGACTGTCACTGAAGAAGGGGAGGGTAACATTTATATGaaaaatctcaaaaaataattgttttttgGTAAGATATCTAATTAAATAGTCCAAAAATGGCAGCACAGGTATTGATCAACGCTCTTTAGGATGAACTAAAGTTGTAAGAAGCGATGAAAAAGTTCCTCTACAACTTAATAATAGTATGAGAAAAATTTACCATATGCtaccaaaaaaaggaaataattagAGATGTCTAATTTGGCCCATAAATACGTAATTCACCCAAAAACCGTAAAGTAATTATTAAATGGTCGGACAGATTTATTACATCATCTTCCAATTGCAGGCAAACAAAATTATCGTTACACTCATAGTACTGAGTCTACTGACTATGGTAAGACAACAATTATTATGCCTCAGACCTATCAATTGGTCGCACAAAAAGAATAAGGAAGATCTAGttacttaaaaattaaaattcaaaacaaacTGAAACTCTCTATTCCTTAATGATATGTTGATCAAAGAGATAGGATAACATACGAGATGGTTCATCAAGAATTGCTCCTAGCACATCGAGTAATTTCAGTACAGCCACGACGGTAGGGATTAATCTCCTGTTTCGAATTGCAATCGTAATAAGAAGCCCCTCGTACATTACACGGAATATTATCAGCAGAAAGTGCTGCATAGCTCAGATAATTATTATCTTCTGCTTGCAATATTCGTCGTCCATAGATGCTTGAAAAATCATGACCAAAATTGGTGTAGTGATATTTGTGATCATTGTAATaatgtgatgaagatgatgatgtaGAATCAACAATCATCAGTAAGAATACACTGAAAATCATACATAGTCGAAGATTCATGCTTGTTGAAGTGGAATAGTGTATGTGTTAGTGTGATAATGGGTACATAAATATTGGAGATTTCTTGATAACCTTGAAAGATGATttaagaagaggaaaaaaaaaaatgggcaatatatatgcaatgtgtgatttataatatttcactATTGGTGTAATGTATAGTTTGTTTGATATGCCCTGGTCTTGCTCCTTCGTTGCTATGATTAAGGACTTCTAGTTTTAGATCaacacttcttttcttttctaatactattgaaattttttctaaaattgcTTTGCTTTGTGACTTCAATATAAAATAGGGAAAAATACATGGTGtgaccaccaccaccaacacaaaaaaaaaaaaaaaaaaaaacctaaaaaatccccattttaagcaaataattcgGGTTGGCCGTTCGACCCAAATTAATGCCAAGCGCTAACCGCCCAGCCCAttcactccaaaaaaaaaaaaaaaaagaagaagggcaacttacataaataactaCTTTTTAATGCCTGCTTTCTATCCGTAGCTACCATTTTGCTATTTACAATTCGAGCTACATTTAGGCATTTTCGCTGTATTTAActgtatttcagtgtatttgaATACATTGTTCAGTTGTATCCAACCTTATTTGATGTCACgtgtatttgactgtatttgGATACATACAACCTTAATTTCTTTGAATACATGTATATCCAAAATGATGTATTTAAGTGCATTTAAATACACGACGGGGGTTGTGTATTTTAGTGTGTTTATATATTGATGTGTCTTTTTATTTTGGGTGTAGTTGAATGTATTCAACTGTATTTGTATGTATTTGAACAAAATTTTACatgcaaaatttcaaatacactgtatttactcgaaaaattgtatacaaacatatgtacatagATCATTCAACCAACATatacagtcaaatacatctAGTCCACTCCAAAAATACAATCAATCAACGACTATATTTGACTgtatttcaacaaaatttcaactacattgtatttactcgaaaaattgtatacaaacatatgtacatagATCATTCAATCAACACATACGATAACTACATCTAGTCCgccctcctccccccccccccccaccaaaaTACAATCAACCAATGACCGTATTTGACTGTATTTCAACAAAATTTTAGatgcaaaatttcaaatacactcagatctaaGATACAACAAGGAGAAGAAGCCATGAATTTCGGTATCCGTCAGATCTGAGAAGCATAATGACAGTGGAGGAGGCAATGACGTTTTGCAGATCTAGTGGTGTCGTCGTGGAGGAGGAAGAAGCGGAGGGGAAGATGTGGCCACCATTGGAGCAACAACACGTGAGAAAGCTAACTTGACCGGAGATCTAGTATTTGGCCGCAGAGATGGAAAAGACGGCAACGGccgagggagaagagagaggaaaaaaggagaaaggcACCAAAGAGAGGGAAAGGCATTTGAccgaagagagagagagggggggagagaggggggggggggggggggggagaagaGAGGAATGGGGGAGAAATACAAGCCTAAGCCTAATGTATTTTGGTATAGCTATGAATGGTAATTTGCAAAATCACTGTAACTATACtatcaataattacctcttAGAGGTAGCCATGCCAATtaattattccaaaaaaaaaataaaaaaaatcagactTTCGTGGAAAAGAGCGAAAAGTCTTCACTAAAAGGTTCGCTACAAAAGGACATGACTATTGTGGTGACTAAAGTCTCCATTAAAGATCGAGGAAACAAATTCATACTGTATAATATCCTAAAACttgtataatatgtatataattagtAAGTAAACAATAATTATGcatttattaaacataaattatacaccaatgatacattttctaagTATACATTAATAATACATTTAATAAACAGAAGTTATACgttgattatacatttattatacacaaattatacaacaatgataattttctatacatatactttAGGGATGAATATTCTATACGATAATGATACAATTTCTATACGTGTGATACattttttctatacatatacagttccgatacatattctatacaacaatgatacatatacaatagtgatacatatacaacaatgatgcaatttatatacatatgctggaatcaTTTGAAAAATGGCTAGaaaattgaattattttgaaaagactaaaaaacaatttttaagATTCTTAAGCCATCGGGTGTCAATAATTTCACCCGGATggccatttgtgtccttttcccaaaatagggctttttcatttttgtcccGTCGGTTGAAATTAATTACGGggactatttttattttatatattatatgtatatttatgtatacaatatgtatattatttatatatattatacttaaATATACATAACTTATACATTTGCTCGCTATCTCGTAGATTAGATCACCGAAAAGACGTTGGACTGGAATCATCTCTATATTGATATAAACCAGTTTGGGAAATTCTCTTGGGCTACTCAAAACTTTGTGGGGAAGGACATCCACCCAAATCCTAGTGGGCTTTGAAGGAAAAATGGGCATTTTAATCTTCTGTGGAGAAATAGTTACTTTTGTTAAGTAATATAGTAATTATATCAATAAATTTATTCTGTGGAGTGTaaattttgacttattttgtaACAATATATTGAGGATTATAATAAGACCAGATTGAAGTCGATATGTGAGGTTGACTTATAAATGTTAAGTGAGTGCGAAATGAAATTAAGATGAAGTTGATCGATTACATTAGTGTTGCGTGTTCCCGTTGTAAACATCCTTGTAGTATTTTTTAGTATATCTTTGAAAAACCGCCTCCGCCTTATAATTGGTTTGAGTGTGATTAAATATACTTATACGataatttaacatgtttgtCTGACTAAGTAATTACTTGATCAATATAAGATTGAATATAATTAAAGGGGCCAATCACCTCTCCTATTCTCAAAGGGAAGATGAGATTCCATATAATTACatactaaaattttaaattcttttatttatttttcaatattttccttttcactcttatatttttgtaacttcttatattttgtttcttccttttttttaaaaaaaaaaaaaaaaaaaaaaatcttcttacTTGTACTATTCAGGGACCAATCTACCCATTAaaaatgggtcacgtgaacaaGTGGTCACCCGACTaaactcggtatattatgtatataatccttaaaatatatctaatattaatcGAAGGAACACATGGTTAAACTAGATCGAGTGAAAGACTTTGTTAAGTGTTGGGTTTAATCCCTTAAGGTTGTGGGATTGAACCCTACTAAATGCACAAAAAATTTAAGGTGAACTCATCCCCTTGAAATCTTGGATTTGCCTATGGTACCATTACCTTTTTTATGAGGTTCGTATATtaaatagattatttatttcctttttttttttttcttgttgaaatgaatatttttctctctcataAATATTGGTTAATGGTTGATTGCCAACTTGCAAGTTACCTTCTTTATTATGCTTATAAAAGGCCTTGCAGATGAGAAGTGTAAAAAACACACTTGAAGAAGGaaagtaataaaaaaatttgcTCGTCtctttctctatttttcttgCTTACTacacttttattttaaaatagttGGTGGTTGagtagattaattaatctaaaGAAAGGGTCAATTTATTAGTGGAATAACGTGGAggaggaaaattttcaaacaatTGGCTCAATAGCTCGACAATCTTCcaatcccaaaaaaaatgacaaacaCACAAGAGAAAACTCTAATAATTGTACGTTTCAAAAGATAAACTCTCTTATAAGTTTCTTTTTCACCAATGACCACAGTTGGAACGGCATTAATTATCTGGTTatttgcacaaataggaccTTCGAGTGCCACTATTTGGATTTTTGCTTTGTTAAAAAAAGGTATAACAACTATTTTGCCAAAAACTGAAGTACAATCTTTAGTCCTAGTAGATCACTAGAATTTCTAATTTGATATTGAGTAAGACTGCCTtaacaacatataaaaaaaaaatcagtagacgttttttcttcaaaattgatCTTCCGATCCaaatcaaactccaaatctAACACTCAACCTTGGTTGTTCCATTATTAGTTCACCAGCTTTCATTTTATGGGGCACCATGTTGAATCATATATGTATAGCCATGAGAAAGAGGGGAAGAATTAGTAACCACGTAAACCATAATTGTGGAGACACTTGTTAAATCAATCAACAATCACCCACCAAACTTGGTCCTAATTAGTTTCTGGATTTATCCTATTACTCAATTTTATTGTAAACTTGTACCCAAATTTTtgcaacaaaaattaaataggaTATGAAAGGTCATACTTGTGCGATACGTCAGCTTTATTTAGACCACAAGAATAGGTGTGTCCTAATAATTGCATTTACATTTGGAAGATGAAGTGTCTCAATTAGTAACGTTTTTAGGTTTAAAGTTCATTATTATACTATAGTCGCTGTTAGGACTTGGGAGTATCCATTTTTGGGGTTATCTctgtgcctttttttttttttccttctcgcACTTCATCTGTGCTTGACAATTT from the Lycium ferocissimum isolate CSIRO_LF1 chromosome 11, AGI_CSIRO_Lferr_CH_V1, whole genome shotgun sequence genome contains:
- the LOC132036743 gene encoding early nodulin-like protein 3, translated to MDSLSFFGFLFVIFLSFLCSSQGYKFYVGGKEGWVLNPSESYSHWVGRNRFQVNDTIVFKYKKDSDSVLVVHKDDYFKCNKTKPIHNLKDGHSKLKFTRSGPFYFISGQDDHCEKGQKVLVVVISPNHHHMSHKSPVAPSPESVSPVPAPAKSSARDVSSSVLVWVFSLIMAVVFL